CGCGATCATCAAGGCTGCCGACGAAGTCGTCGACGGCAAGCACGACGACGAATTCCCGCTCGCCGTGTGGCAGACCGGCTCGGGCACGCAGTCGAACATGAACATGAACGAAGTGCTCGCGAACCGCGCCAGCGAACTGCTCGGCGGCGTGCGTGGCGAAGAGCGCCTGGTGCATCCGAACGACGACGTGAACAAGGGCCAGTCGTCGAACGACGTCTTCCCGACCGCCATGAGCGTGGCCGCCCTCGACGCCCTCGTGAACCACCTCAAGCCCAGTGTCGGTCAGCTGCGCGACACGCTGCATGCGAAGGCGCGCGCCTATGACGACATCGTCAAGATCGGCCGCACGCACTTGCAGGACGCCACGCCGCTCACGCTCGGTCAGGAAATCTCCGGCTGGGTGGCGCAGATCGACCACGGCCTGAAGCACGTCGACAACGCGCTGCCCCACGTCGCCGAACTCGCCCTCGGCGGTACTGCCGTCGGCACCGGCCTGAACGCACACCCCGAATTTGCGAAGAAGGTCGCCGACGCGCTCGCCCGCGACACCGGCCTGCCGTTCGTCACCGCACCGAACAAGTTCGAAGCGCTCGCGGCCAACGACGCCATCGTCAACGCCCACGGCACGCTCAAGACGCTGGCTGCCAGCTTCATGAAGATCGCCAACGACGTGCGCTGGCTCGCCAGCGGCCCGCGTTGCGGCATCGGCGAGTTGCAGATTCCGGAAAACGAACCGGGCAGCTCGATCATGCCGGGCAAGGTCAACCCGACGCAATGCGAA
The Pandoraea oxalativorans genome window above contains:
- the fumC gene encoding class II fumarate hydratase gives rise to the protein MMSDVRMERDTFGEIAVPADRLWGAQTQRSLQNFKISTEKMPRELVRALARVKRAAAEVNKDLGVLDAKKADAIIKAADEVVDGKHDDEFPLAVWQTGSGTQSNMNMNEVLANRASELLGGVRGEERLVHPNDDVNKGQSSNDVFPTAMSVAALDALVNHLKPSVGQLRDTLHAKARAYDDIVKIGRTHLQDATPLTLGQEISGWVAQIDHGLKHVDNALPHVAELALGGTAVGTGLNAHPEFAKKVADALARDTGLPFVTAPNKFEALAANDAIVNAHGTLKTLAASFMKIANDVRWLASGPRCGIGELQIPENEPGSSIMPGKVNPTQCEAMTMLCAQVLGNDVAINIGGSMGNFELNVFKPMLIHNFLQSVRVLADGAVSFNDNCAIGIEPNRERIGTLLEESLMLVTALNPHIGYDKAAQIAKKAHKEGTTLKASALALGHVTAEQFDAWVRPEQMVGKR